In Oryza sativa Japonica Group chromosome 8, ASM3414082v1, the sequence GATGGGTTGCGGTGGAATGCGCTGGTTGCGAGCTTGGATTGTGGAGGGGAGGGGTAGAGGTAGTAGGGTCGTTGAATTCGTCACTGGCTCACTAAGTTATCTGTGCGATTTCGGTTCGGGGGCGTGCGCCGCCGAGGGATTTCGTCAAATTTGGTGTTGTAGGTTGCCGTTTTGGTGATGGCGATAGCATTGCGGTTTTGACGGCCGGAGCTTTGACATGGCCAATTGAACTGGGATACTTTACTACTAGTAGTTTCCTCTTCTGTTCTGTTGAGGCTTGCAGTTATGCACACGGTGTGTTTCCCgtattgtgctttcagtggCAATTTGACGGCGGATGCTTATTCCTAAAACAGTAGCTTGCCAGCGTTTCTTAAATTGTTTGCTACTGGTTTTGATTATGGAATAGGTTTCATTGTACAGTGAAgttaataatatttttcttgCTGTTTCTTATTATAATGGATCAAATGGTTGAACGTGTTTGCAGCACATCGAAGATTTACACTCTGGAGAAAGTATATGGATTCAGATTAGTATGCAGAAGTGTGGTTGATCTGAGGAGTCAAAAATTTCATACACGTGTTTATAAGAGAAAGAGCTATTTCAGGAGTTCAGCATCAGAATGTGAGAAGATCATTCACAGTGCTAGATGGCTAGAATTTAGGAGACAGAGGGTAGCATTTCAGAGAACTAGAAGGACAATCCATCTTATTCCTTTGGCTTCTCAAGATGATAGCAGTGGTTTATCTGTTAACGGATCCCCACAAGTTGATTCGGCAAGCGAGATGGATGATATAAGGGTGAAATTGGTTAAAGCACTACAAAGCGAGGATATAAGCACTGGCCTTGTCCAATCAATACATGATGCTGCAAGATCTATTGAATTGGCTTTCTTAGATCACAGCAAATCATCAAAAAACTCTTGGTTTCCAAAGGAATGGCTTGGTGTGGATAACAATGAATGGATAAAACCACTCTCTTACCAGGTACAGGACTGAACTTTCTTCAGGCATATATCTGCCCATAAAATGATAGTGACCATTATTCATGTCATTGATTAAATAGTTTCTCTTGACTTTTCCCTTTTGGCCTTCCACGCAGAAAACTAGTATTGAAATTTTGTAAGCCAGATTTTATTGCATGCACCCTACTGTTTCCCTTTTTTtgtttagaaaaagaaaagatgatgTAGTCAGGATATCATCCATAGAGGTCTTATGAAATATGGATGCCTGTATAGATGAATATGTATGTTGAACTTGGTAAACTATTAATTGGTTAGCTTTTGTTCACCCCTTTTAGGATATTAGTAGTGCTACTCTGCCACCAGAGGAAGTGTTCTGCTCTGGTGTCTGGagtattattttcatatatgaAGATGCAGAGTCTTTTAATCAACTTAGAGCCAATCGCGGCAATTGAACCTTCTTTGAGTTGATGTTTATTAGTTCTCACACATAAATCTTCAGTAAAACAAATATTAGCTGTTGCGTTCTGAATTTTGGTGGCATGCAAACTTTTTATTGTCTGGTATCTAAAATAATCTGTTTGCAGGCTGCTGTCGGTTCATTGTTGCAAGCAGTTATTGATGTTTCATCTAGGGGAAATGGCAGAGATAGAGATATCAATGTATTTGTTCAGAGGAGGTCTGCCCTCTAGCACTTGCCTTGATTATCATGCCTAATTGCTGacattatcctttttctcctgGTGTGTTTTTAAGACTACAACTATCTATCATCTTGGAGCCAATTTTGCTTTTTAATACCTTAGAGAGCAAATGGTGTGTAATGTACATTTTATGTAGCTTCCTCTGTATATTAAGTTTTCTTGGAGCTAATTCCTGTCTCATAAGTTGCTTTCCATCTATAGCCTAATTATTAGAGAAATATATTCCTCCATTTCTTGACTGGTAGATTTCTTAAGTTTTAATGTCAATAAAACATATGCTGTCAGAAGAGCATGCAAATTAATTGATCCACTTGATTCATGGGAAAAAAAAGTTACTGCTAGAGTCTACAGGTTTCTGCTGTATTTGCATTTTTGTTGACCCAGAATGAGCCTTCTACTGGATTCAATAGTCAAGCTTACATGAACATAGTATTGACAGCATGATGAAGCCAAATCAGATCTAACCTCTATGTTGTACATAACAGTTCAATTTGTGATTATAGAACATGCCTCTTGGTCTCCTATTTAATCATATTTAATTTTCTGTTGCAGTTTATCCCGCCTACTTAGTTCTCTAGAGGGTGCTATCCAAAATGAGCTGTCGAAAAGGGAACCTACATTGTACCAGTGGTACTCATCTGATCAAAATCCTTTGGTTGTGAGAACATTTGTTAACTCTTTTGAAAACGATCCACGGTTTAACTCTGCAACAGCAATGTAAGTTGTTTACTTCTGTTGGGCTTCATTTGATAAATGAACTAATACATTAACGGataccttttcttttgttgCTTGCAGATGCCATGAACGCCAGCAAATGAATACTAGTGAAAGTGACCTTTCTCTACTTATGCTAGGTTTGACATGTCTTGCTGCTATCACAAAGCTTGGATCAACAAAAGTTTCTTGTCAGCAGTTCTTTTCCATGGTCCCTGATATCATTGGTCGATTCATGGATATGCTTCTTGAATTTGTCCCTCTAAGTAAAGCATATACCTTGACAAAAGATATTGGTCTTCAGAGAGAATTCCTTTGCAATTTTGGTCCTCGTGCTGCTGACCCTAAGTTTTCCAGTGATCGTGAAGTTGAGATATCGTTTTGGATTGATCTGGTTCAGAAACAGTTGCTACGGGCTCTTGATCGTGAAAAGATATGGTCAAGATTGACAACAAGTGAAAGTATTGAGGTTGGAACAAAAGATATTTCGTCTAGCTTTATGAATTCTCCTTCCAAAATAACTATTTTCCTTACTGCAGGTTTTGGAAAAGGATTTAGCAATTTTTGGGTTTTTCATTGCTTTAGGCAGAAGTACGCAAACATATTTGTCTTCCAATCATCTTACCAATCTGGATGATTCAATCAATGATATTGTAAGGTGTGAATGATGCGAATTTTGAATTGCCATTTGCTCGATGAAATTATGTTTCTGTACATAAGCTACAGTATAACTGTTTTCTTGCGTAATTATGATGTAGCTCTCACCTTAACAAGCTTACAATCATCCAGGTATCTTATTGGTGGGAGTGTGTTATATTATCCACAGTTGTCTTCGATTAGTTCTTATCAGCTGTATGTGGAGGTTAGTATGCAGGCAATACACCGAGCTCTCAATGCTATGCACCTTTTTTGTGTTTTTATGACCTTTTCACCTTCCAGGTAGTTTGCGAAGAGCTCGAGTGGCTTCCATTTTACAGTGGTGATGTGCCAGCTGCAACAATTGAAGGTAGAGAGGATGTGCATAAAGGAGAAATAATATCAAGAGTGCTAAATGTGTGCTCTTATTGGATGACTAGTTTTATAAAGTACAGCTCATGGCTTGAGAACCCTTCAAATGTAAAGGCAGCCAGATTTCTGTCCAAGGGGTACATCCAAATTCAGTCATGCTCTCTCACATTTTGCCGCAGATATGGATGCGAACCAACGTTTCTAATATATGGTCAAATTTTTGTAGGCATTCCATGTTGAGTGATTGCATGAAGGAACTGGACTTAACAAAGTAAACATATAATTCTGATGTTTATATTGTTATTTGTTATGTTACTTGGGTATATGTTTGTACAATTGTAAGAATATTATTATTTATCTGCTCATTCTGATGCAGGTATGATATGCCAAAAGACCAAACCTTTCCAGAAGCCAAAGAACACTTGGTTGCTAGGACAGAGCTAGCCTCTTTTGACAAGGTATCTGTTACATGATGCACTTTAACGTTACTAGTATTTCTTCTGGTTCTCACACATCCCAACAATAGTAATTCTCAGTACTGTTagttaaattattattttttgtgagGAGTTAGTTAAATTATTGTGCATTTGACATGTTCCAAGATGATGTTGCTGATATCAGTGCTAAACTGCTAATTATATTATAGTTTCTTCATGGAACCTATATGCCAGTTTCAGAGGGAAGCGGTGGTGCATGTGTGTGTTTTGGGGTTTTGTTTTGGTGTGGTGGGAGGGGGTGGAGGGTGGGATGGATGGTGAGAGGCCTTATATTCTCATGGCTGTTGCCAGAATATTGGTGTGGACAAGAAATATGACTAGTGGACTTATGTTATTTCTCTGTAAGCAAACAATAAGATGTTAAGATTGCTTTCATGAGTAGCCCCTAATGAGAATATATAATATTTGGTGAAAAATAGCCTTGTTGGATAAGGGTAAACTGTGAAAGAAGCTCCAAGCAACTTGATGCACTGCTGGCACTATGCGAAACATCATTGCAGGCCTCATGCTGATAGTAACTCCCGGCCATAACACTATAAGCTCAGACATCAAATTCATTACGATGCAAGGCTGCACATGCAGGGAGATGCCACCGTCTCCTTTTGATATGCTTACACATTCAAAGCGTGACATGTATTAGATGTATTCTGAGATATGCAAGAGATGAAGGATTGATCCATTTAATGTATATCTGTTTACAATTAATAACTGTACAAGATCATATGTtagatgtgttttttttttaaaaaaaatatttttcggACTGTTAAGTTATATGCATTTTTATGTTCTCAATTAGACTTGCCATTTGCCAAAAAGCTTATGGTCAGTCTTACTTATGTTTGTGCTTAGTTGTGTATGCTTGTTTTCAGTTTACAATGGCAATTTGAACAAATGCTAATTTAATTACTTCTGAATATATATTGTAGTGGTGAAAATTTATGAAGTTAGTCTCAATAATTGCAGTCACTTGAAAGTGTTGAGGAAGCTTTGGTTAAGTTAGAAGATTTGCTCCAAGAATTGCATCTCTCCAGTTCCAACTCTGGTAAGGAGGATCTAAGGGCTGCATGTTCTGATCTTGAAATGATTAGAAGGCTGAAGAAAGAGGCTGAGTTTCTTGAGGCTTCCTTTCGAGCAAAAACAGAATTTCTTGAGGTGAGCTTAATTATCATACAACCTTTTACTAGCCTGCATTTCATCTGGAAAAGGAATTACTACAAGTATGTGGACACTTTAATTTCTCCATCATAGGACTCAGGAGAGTGCATTCCAATAACTGCAATGGCTATTAAGGGCCAGCTATTTCTCAATAATAGAAACAACATCCTCAATGACTGAAATAACAATTGTCACATGTATAGATTAGATGGCCCTAGACCCAAGCAACACAACCATGCTGATGACCAGGGGCCACACTACATGGGCTATGGATGATTACCTAGTCCAAACACTTATGATTATTTCTTGCTTAATCTGATTAAAATCcagatatatttttaaatagggCAGCATTAACCACGCAACGAGCCACATATCTTATCTCCTTATCTTAACCAACTATACATGTTCTGCATCCAGCTGCCTCATGCTTCCTAAGCTCCTGTTGGGCTGTTCATGACATTCCATTGGCTGTAAGGCCTCTTGCCTTGATCACATCTCCAATAATGGGTGTATCATGGAACTTCACCCTTCCTTTCTAGCTGTTTGTCCTCAACCTGCAGGGTGGTGACCAGTTGCACCCCTTGAAATCTCCACGGTGAAGAGGTTGCAGTGTGGGCATCCTGTCATGTGAGAGCACCAAGCTGTCAAGATCACACAGACTGTGCTTCTGAAGGTTGTCAATGTATCTACCATGGCCGGTTGCTGCACCTCTACCAGCTACAGTCACAAGATCAACAGGTGGTGCAGTCATGCCAAAAAGTCTTCATTGGCATGCCCCATGGGGCTAGCGCTTTTCAAGTCATTGATGTTGTCAGCATGGAAGTCGCTGGATGGTGAAGTGTTGAAACCACATCAGGGCTGCCTTTTTGGCGTCCATGGGGCTTGCAAGTTGATGGCAAAGCCAGTAGTTGTGCTAGCGATAAAGTGAATGATAGTTGCAGCCGTTCTGATGGTGGTTTTGTTGATCTTTGGTGTTGCCTGGTAGGGCTGACTCTTTCTGCACCAGCTGTGGTGGTTGACGCCAACACCAAATTATCACATGCCCTGATTATATGGCCCTGGACCCAAGCAGTGCAACCAGCTGATGACTGACAACATCACCACAAGGGCAGGGATATACGAGAGTAGGAAGTCTTGAAATATATTTCTCCTTAGTCCTTAATGATGGCTTGGCTTATTTAGACCACCTCCTAACATGTGCTAACTAATACAGTATAACAGTTACATTCCTAACAGCTTCACTAACTAATCCTATCTTTACTATAAAGTTGATGCCCACTAActcctaaagctcaacatgcaagtgtGCCACATCATCGCATACTAGCAATTATCATCcagagtattttaaatcacatgcaAGTGGACCCACTAGCagttattatctagagtattttaaatatcatgcaaacatgacatatcatttacaattttgttgtatttttagaactcaatatgcaagtaatgtcaaatcattatctccacatcattttcacattatttaaacatgTACATCTATAATCTATAATTTCTATAATGAATAACATGCATTTATCCACTTATCCCGCAACAAAGCGTGGGTACCAACTAGTTACCTAAAGATAACATCCGCTTCAAATAAACTGATAACAACTAAAGATAACACAAGTGGAAAGTGGTATCATCTCCTTCAACGTCAGCCTCCTGACGCTCCAGTTGGCCATGCATTCACGTAGATATGTTGCACATTTTAGATATTTAAAACCGAGATATTATTTCTTTAGGGACATTCTGTTGATATAATTTAGGTTCTTCTACTCCCCCGAGAGTAGTTTCATTGGGTGGACTGTTTAAGTTTTGTTTACTGTGTTTAAACTTTAAAGGTGTGTCAGTTCTCCTTCCACTGATTAACATGGTTGACATTTTACACAACGAAGTTAGTTGATTCCATGTAGAACCACCATATTTCTAAGATTCCCACCCAATATTtgataatgatttttttttggtaatatGTTTGTGAGTCAACATAATAGAGGTTCCATATGTTCTACTTGGTACAACTGTTCATTACTACTATGATGGCTATCCTAAAGTTTTCTGATGGTCAATTAGGCTGATGCTAGTAGCAGACCATTATCTCCTGCTGTCGAGGAAGGCCGTGGAAAGACAGCTAGCAATGCTAATGAGAGCTCAACACCACAAAAACCAGCAAACAGGTAACATTCTGCTGTAGTTTCTGTGATTTCAGGGTGGATAATAACCGCTATTGTTTTTTTCACCAGAGTGGAGAACAAACGTCGTCCAATTTGGGACCTCTTTGGTAGGCCTTCTGGAAGGAGAGTTCAGCTTGTCCAACAAACTTCAGATCAAAATGTATGCGTTCTGTAGCATGCATTACTGTGCATTTAATAATTTTCAAACAACAATAGGGTAAAACAATAGAAGCTGCCATCTTGCAATGAATATTTGAGCTGTCCTTTTAGCAATTATATTTCGAGCAAATTTTTTAGGTGTTGTATTTAACAATGATGGggatcacaaaaatcatcaatgATTAGTGATTTATTCTTACTAACAGTCTCTCTGTATAGTATATAATAGTTGCGGAAGCATGTATTCTGTTCTTGAGAACAACACCATTGATGCAAAGATATCTTGTTGCACCATGTTCTTACTTAACAGAttttacctctttttttttctcataaaggTTTCTGTCGCTAATGTGGATAACAAAGACACACAATCAAATGATATCCTCCGGTTTGAACAGTTAAGACGTGAGCTGATTGAGTTagagaaaagagttcaaaagaGCGCAGATAATGCTCAAAAGGAGGTATGCTTCTTAATATATGCTTTCTAAATGTTGACATGAATGCACCTGGTATTTGAGTTAGCACTTAAGCAACAATGCTGGACAGAGTACTTTATTCTGAGTTATGTGTTTCATATGATATTCTCACTATTGCTTTTGACCATAAATGCACATCCGTTTTCAATTTTGAAGAATTATTTATTGTTTTGTCATTTTCCAGGAGACATATGTCGCAAATGAAACATTGGATTCTTCCGTGTCATCATCTCCTGTATCAATGCCTTCTGGTCCAGCTAGCAAGAAAGAAAATGTTATTACCAAATCAGTAGAGAAGGTTAAGGAAACCACGACGGTAAGGCCATTTACATTTTCTTGAAAATATATTTGGTATTGGCCCTACATAATTTAATTAGTTGCCATGAAGCCTTTGTGCCACCAGGGCGCATCATCATATTTGAATGCTTCCATTACTGAAATCCAGAATGCAGCTCTCCTCCATAtttgagggaaaaaaaatgtctaGAATGCAGACCTGCAActtatttcctttttctctatttttttccctaCACAGACTGTTGTGCAAGGGACACAGCTCTTAGCAATTGACACAGGAGCTGCTATGGGTTTGTTAAGAAGAGCTCTTATTGGGGATGAACTAACTCATAAGGAAAAGCAGGCTCTTCAAAGAACCCTGACAGATTTAGCCTCTGTTGTTCCTATAGGAATACTCATGCTTCTGCCAGTAAGTATTTGTTGTACTTCGATTTACCCCTCCTGAACAAGCATAAAGCCTTCTAGGCCCAGACTGTTGTTTATTTCAATTTTGGTTTCAGAAGCCTGTCTTCTTTACTTCATCCACATTGACTAAAGATAACCAGTCATGTTTTTTAGTTAGTGAACTTTAATGTTCAGTGCAAATATCTTCATGGATACAGCATTGTAAACAAGTTCATAATGTTCCCAGGTAACTGCTGTTGGGCATGCTGCTATTTTGGCTTTCATCCAGAGATATGTGCCTTCCATGGTTCGTAACTTTGTATGACCCCTCATTATTTCCCCTGTGGCATGATTTAATTATGTACATTGTGCATCTGGTATTTTGTAGATCCCATCCACCTATGCTCCAGAGAGGTTAGATCTCCTCAGGCAACTTGAAAAAGTGAAGGAAATGGGAGTTGCTGAAGGTAGTAGTGAAGAAATGGTAGAGGCTGTAAGTTCGAGAGGTGACCAAGTGAAATAGGCAAACCATGTACAGACGGAAACAAGTATACTTCTGTAAGTAATCATTTCATCCGTGACTGCTGAGTTACTGTATTTATGTTCCTATCATAACGTTTGCATACATTCTTGTTTCCTCTGAACTCTGTAGTATTTTAGAACAATAAAGATTCTACAAGGGTGTGTTTTGCATCTTTGTGTTGTGCAATTATTTTATTAATGTTTTTAACCTTTCTGCAGTGTTTTGGAACAAGACAGAAGATGGTTTCATTTCGTTTATAGAAGATTCTTTCAGTGACATGCTGATAGAAGTGAACATAAAGGaaaaaactggagttttaccaAACATTGCAACTGTGTTCGTTGAAGGAAGATCCTTCAGAAGTTGCACTTTGGAAGATTGTTTTCATACTTCATAGTGTACAAGGGCGCCGTGTGCCCATTCAACATAGAAGAAGGTTATCCAAAGTTCCTCTTGGATAATGTCTGTAGGGTAGATATTTGGCTGATGATTTGTATATCTAGCTGAGATTGGTGTATCAACTCTCCAAATGTAAAGAGACAGGCCTGAGTGGTGGCTTATCGGTCCGTGATCCTAGGTCATGCAGTGATGCACGACTCTGCTGTCAGCTTATGGGCAATTCAGCAGCAAAAGATTGATGCTGGTGGCGCACTGCTACATCCAATAGCACGTAAAGACTTTTGTGCTCTTGTAGTCTACTCTACTGTCCGGTCTACATTGCCTGGTCGTCTTCCCCTTTCATTTACGTATCATTATCTTGGATTATCtccattataaaaatataacatCTTTCacctataaatctggacatatttGTCGGATATGTAGCTATATCTGGATACGTAGACGGATCGAGTAGTAAATACGCTGATTTCTGAGCTGTTCATACGGCTGCAAATTTGCACTGAAGTGTTCGCTGGAGCAAGGTTGTCACAACCAGAGCAGTGCACACGAAAAATGGAACGgttcattagcgcgtgattaattaagtattcccttcgttcaaaaatataataacttttagcccttaggatttgtcctaaaatataaccacttcttcaccaacattctcttccaaaccaatcacaaccctcaactattcactttttccacctatcttcactactcatccaatcacaaccctccatcactcacttctacctattccatccatttcacaatgtaagactttataacattgttcatatatatatatatatatatatatatatatatatatatatatatatatatgttaataaatctaaacaaatatatatgtccagatttattaacatctaaataaatataagcaatgttagaaagtcttacattgtgaaacggatatagtactttcttaataaccgtgtccaattctaaaacttcttatcttatattataggacggatggagtattagctattttttttcaaaaataaatcaatatgatttttaagcaactttcgtataattttttttataaaaaacacaccgtttagtagtttgaaaagtgtgtgcCTGAAAAACAAGGGAGATAGTTGGAAAACTTGGGGTAAGACCACAGCCAAGGTCTTTGGTCTCTGGATGCATCAGCTCGTAAATACGCCTAGCGTGCCATGCACTCTGGTATTCCAGACGTCCAGTTAATGTTGACTTCTTGATAGCACGATCCTTAATCACCTGATGTGTGATGCCACTATAATACCCTTTCATCGTTTACATGTTCCACTAAAGACTTGGCTAAGCTATAATAAAATACGGGGAGAAACccgtaattttgataaattgattcttttaaaaaacttatttcgaaattGAACTATGccaaaaactaatttcaaaaatagacCGTTTTCTCAGCGCCATAGAGATTGGCGCTGAGATATAACATCTCGGCGCCACTATTATTGGCGCTGAGATGTCATCCGAGGTGTCACGGATTTTACACGTCATCCGAGGTCAGCACCAAAGATCTCTGTTCAATTTACAAATATTAGTTATCTACAAGCTTCCATTGCACACAAAGACAAGATAGCTTGGGGGAGAACTTGTGAAGTAATGGGTTCAATCCTTAGCCACGCAAGTTTTTCCATCTAAGTACAAGCATCTTTTGATGTTCTATTTAAAAATCTCACATGTTTTtcaaattcattttatttttaaatatggatgtttttttaaatttattttatttttaaatatggaAGGAACAAAATTATGTATGCAGTATTTATAGCttagttttttaaatttattttatttttaaatatggaAGGAACAAAATTATGTATGTGGTATTTATAGATTAATAGTCGGTATAAATTTAcatatttcagttttttttcacCCTCTATTTTGCTACATAATTATGTATGCAGTATTGTTcctcaaaggaaaaaaaaagaaaaatgggaAGTTACGGGATTCGAACCCTTGACTTATGAGAGGCAGCCCTCCACCACCAGGATACACCTTCCATACAGTAAGGGTGTACATGCATGCTATTTATACAATCCAGACCATGTAAGTTAGCGCCAAAGAATTTGGCCCTGATATCGCATGACGTGTGATTTGCGGGACACGTCGGACCTTATCTCAGCGCCAAGTAAGATGCCGTGAGAAAAtggtctatttttaaaattagtttttgacaCGGCTCAAtatcaaaataagttttttcaaagggtcaatttatcaaaattacggGGGAGAAACAGTCACTGTCAAAAAGTTCAGCGGCGACTACTCTAGACTTAAAATCTGAATAAGTAAACGGATGTGAATACAATAATTGAGCACAGCTCCATAAGACTCGATCCATGGTTCCAAAAGGTGTCATGTCCATTTTCTTCCGattaaaggattttttttaaattgacCAAAGATTTCTCAAAGCTAATATTTATCaattaaccaaacaaaacaattttttaGATAAAAGAACCAAAAACATACTCCTACTACTCATCTAGTGTCATTTTAAGTAAGGAAATAGCCTGTCTATTCTAGTATATCCACTTCTCTGGCAATTTTAAACTGACATTAAGATTGACGCGGCATTGTTATAGGCGGACGCGCATTATCACAAATAGAAAAGGCAACCGACCTTGACTTGTGGCCAAAACTTCAGAGCTGGTCTTAAAtcttaattaggaataaaaataACATTTAACATGATGAAAGAGAATATGATGAGAAAAAATTACTTCACTTGCCCATGGTGACAAAAATACCCATTCTGATATgagaaaaaacaaaggaaaaaaaaaagagagttttGGATTCATATGGATTCGTGACTGTAACACCGTTCGGTTCAAAGGAATTGATCTCTTACAGAAACCCAAGAAAAATCATGTGGATTCTactagaaacaaagaaaaaaaaattcatgcacTCTGACATGTCTTTATTTCATTTCTTAcgtttttttctttgcttttgcTTTGTTTGACGCATGTTTTACAATTCTATTTAGAATTCATATGTTTGTTTTGCATATGctcttatcttttcttttcctattttgacttttttttagtcCTATAATCCAAAAAGCCCGGAATTGGATCGACATCCCTAGGCTTTAGTTCGAATATGAGATATATGTAAAAGTTCCAAATATATCTACCTGGTTTAAAATTTCGGACAAGTCAACTGTTTTAAATACGTGAATGGAAAATATCTTTTGCTTTGACATGAAGATATTGCACCGTTCGTTTGTTTTGCAGAATTTGCTTTCATTATAAGTAGCCTCAACATTCTGTACCCATATCATCTGCACCCTGGCAGCCAATCCAACGGCCATCCTCCATCCGACGGCCGAACCGACTTAAAAAGGATGGCGTAATCACCGTCCAAAATCTCGAATTAAATAAATCCTCCAAATAAACCAATCTCCAATTTTTAATCGCTATCTATAACTCTTCCTTTTTCGTTTCTACCGCGTAGTCAGTTCCCCCCTTTtgagatatttaaccatttgccac encodes:
- the LOC4345857 gene encoding uncharacterized protein isoform X4, producing MATAVGSQPRAAMCGASTSKIYTLEKVYGFRLVCRSVVDLRSQKFHTRVYKRKSYFRSSASECEKIIHSARWLEFRRQRVAFQRTRRTIHLIPLASQDDSSGLSVNGSPQVDSASEMDDIRVKLVKALQSEDISTGLVQSIHDAARSIELAFLDHSKSSKNSWFPKEWLGVDNNEWIKPLSYQAAVGSLLQAVIDVSSRGNGRDRDINVFVQRSLSRLLSSLEGAIQNELSKREPTLYQWYSSDQNPLVVRTFVNSFENDPRFNSATAICHERQQMNTSESDLSLLMLGLTCLAAITKLGSTKVSCQQFFSMVPDIIGRFMDMLLEFVPLSKAYTLTKDIGLQREFLCNFGPRAADPKFSSDREVEISFWIDLVQKQLLRALDREKIWSRLTTSESIEDLAIFGFFIALGRSTQTYLSSNHLTNLDDSINDIVRYLIGGSVLYYPQLSSISSYQLYVEVVCEELEWLPFYSGDVPAATIEGREDVHKGEIISRVLNVCSYWMTSFIKYSSWLENPSNVKAARFLSKGHSMLSDCMKELDLTKYDMPKDQTFPEAKEHLVARTELASFDKSLESVEEALVKLEDLLQELHLSSSNSGKEDLRAACSDLEMIRRLKKEAEFLEASFRAKTEFLEADASSRPLSPAVEEGRGKTASNANESSTPQKPANRVENKRRPIWDLFGRPSGRRVQLVQQTSDQNVSVANVDNKDTQSNDILRFEQLRRELIELEKRVQKSADNAQKEETYVANETLDSSVSSSPVSMPSGPASKKENVITKSVEKVKETTTTVVQGTQLLAIDTGAAMGLLRRALIGDELTHKEKQALQRTLTDLASVVPIGILMLLPVTAVGHAAILAFIQRYVPSMIPSTYAPERLDLLRQLEKVKEMGVAEGSSEEMVEAVSSRGDQVK
- the LOC4345857 gene encoding uncharacterized protein isoform X1 gives rise to the protein MALSRQQWCEAKKKKKKKNAKCPVLQSTRKEEKKRKKKRKTREEKPRREKVGERERWSGPRDEHRWPLPEPIVSGGPPPPPPPPPPPSSRPLASPPLLPSRTSKIYTLEKVYGFRLVCRSVVDLRSQKFHTRVYKRKSYFRSSASECEKIIHSARWLEFRRQRVAFQRTRRTIHLIPLASQDDSSGLSVNGSPQVDSASEMDDIRVKLVKALQSEDISTGLVQSIHDAARSIELAFLDHSKSSKNSWFPKEWLGVDNNEWIKPLSYQAAVGSLLQAVIDVSSRGNGRDRDINVFVQRSLSRLLSSLEGAIQNELSKREPTLYQWYSSDQNPLVVRTFVNSFENDPRFNSATAICHERQQMNTSESDLSLLMLGLTCLAAITKLGSTKVSCQQFFSMVPDIIGRFMDMLLEFVPLSKAYTLTKDIGLQREFLCNFGPRAADPKFSSDREVEISFWIDLVQKQLLRALDREKIWSRLTTSESIEVLEKDLAIFGFFIALGRSTQTYLSSNHLTNLDDSINDIVRYLIGGSVLYYPQLSSISSYQLYVEVVCEELEWLPFYSGDVPAATIEGREDVHKGEIISRVLNVCSYWMTSFIKYSSWLENPSNVKAARFLSKGHSMLSDCMKELDLTKYDMPKDQTFPEAKEHLVARTELASFDKSLESVEEALVKLEDLLQELHLSSSNSGKEDLRAACSDLEMIRRLKKEAEFLEASFRAKTEFLEADASSRPLSPAVEEGRGKTASNANESSTPQKPANRVENKRRPIWDLFGRPSGRRVQLVQQTSDQNVSVANVDNKDTQSNDILRFEQLRRELIELEKRVQKSADNAQKEETYVANETLDSSVSSSPVSMPSGPASKKENVITKSVEKVKETTTTVVQGTQLLAIDTGAAMGLLRRALIGDELTHKEKQALQRTLTDLASVVPIGILMLLPVTAVGHAAILAFIQRYVPSMIPSTYAPERLDLLRQLEKVKEMGVAEGSSEEMVEAVSSRGDQVK
- the LOC4345857 gene encoding uncharacterized protein isoform X3 encodes the protein MATAVGSQPRAAMCGASTSKIYTLEKVYGFRLVCRSVVDLRSQKFHTRVYKRKSYFRSSASECEKIIHSARWLEFRRQRVAFQRTRRTIHLIPLASQDDSSGLSVNGSPQVDSASEMDDIRVKLVKALQSEDISTGLVQSIHDAARSIELAFLDHSKSSKNSWFPKEWLGVDNNEWIKPLSYQAAVGSLLQAVIDVSSRGNGRDRDINVFVQRSLSRLLSSLEGAIQNELSKREPTLYQWYSSDQNPLVVRTFVNSFENDPRFNSATAICHERQQMNTSESDLSLLMLGLTCLAAITKLGSTKVSCQQFFSMVPDIIGRFMDMLLEFVPLSKAYTLTKDIGLQREFLCNFGPRAADPKFSSDREVEISFWIDLVQKQLLRALDREKIWSRLTTSESIEVLEKDLAIFGFFIALGRSTQTYLSSNHLTNLDDSINDIVRYLIGGSVLYYPQLSSISSYQLYVEVVCEELEWLPFYSGDVPAATIEGREDVHKGEIISRVLNVCSYWMTSFIKYSSWLENPSNVKAARFLSKGHSMLSDCMKELDLTKYDMPKDQTFPEAKEHLVARTELASFDKSLESVEEALVKLEDLLQELHLSSSNSGKEDLRAACSDLEMIRRLKKEAEFLEASFRAKTEFLEADASSRPLSPAVEEGRGKTASNANESSTPQKPANRVENKRRPIWDLFGRPSGRRVQLVQQTSDQNVSVANVDNKDTQSNDILRFEQLRRELIELEKRVQKSADNAQKEETYVANETLDSSVSSSPVSMPSGPASKKENVITKSVEKVKETTTTVVQGTQLLAIDTGAAMGLLRRALIGDELTHKEKQALQRTLTDLASVVPIGILMLLPVTAVGHAAILAFIQRYVPSMIPSTYAPERLDLLRQLEKVKEMGVAEGSSEEMVEAVSSRGDQVK